A stretch of Paludisphaera borealis DNA encodes these proteins:
- a CDS encoding FkbM family methyltransferase: protein MKIRMPNGMVIHGHSRGEARLLFDEIFNKQVYVRNGIELQEGDVVVDVGANLGLFSLFLGETLRDVTLYAFEPVPDIFESLRLNTSRLEGRIVLRNAGLSDREGQAVFTYYPHLPCFSTSCPDRLEKRWADLRDILIRMGDQRAGGGGRLREAREKVRSWGVSGLLYYASRKKDRVCTLTRLSKTISDHGIDRIDLLKVDVEGSEWDVLRGVDEADWRKIKQLVVEVHDVESGAEGMSEWLEDRGYQVAIDHTNEDRRSPVSLLYARRRKPGAGSSARSSQALVQPGGPVAV, encoded by the coding sequence ATGAAGATTCGCATGCCCAACGGGATGGTGATTCACGGTCACAGTCGGGGCGAGGCGCGCCTGCTCTTCGACGAGATCTTCAACAAGCAAGTCTATGTCAGGAACGGCATTGAACTCCAAGAAGGAGACGTCGTCGTGGACGTCGGGGCGAACCTGGGGCTGTTTTCTCTCTTTCTGGGCGAGACCCTGCGGGACGTCACTCTTTACGCCTTCGAGCCCGTTCCCGACATCTTCGAATCCCTGCGCCTCAATACGAGCCGCCTGGAAGGAAGAATCGTCCTGCGGAACGCGGGCCTTTCGGACCGGGAGGGCCAGGCGGTTTTCACCTATTACCCGCACCTTCCTTGCTTCTCGACATCGTGCCCCGACCGCCTGGAGAAACGCTGGGCGGACCTGAGAGACATTCTGATCCGCATGGGCGACCAGAGAGCCGGAGGCGGCGGACGCCTGCGAGAAGCGCGCGAGAAGGTCCGTTCGTGGGGAGTGAGCGGGCTGCTCTATTACGCCTCCCGGAAGAAAGATCGCGTCTGTACGCTCACCCGACTCTCGAAGACCATCTCCGACCACGGAATCGACAGAATCGACCTGCTCAAGGTTGACGTGGAGGGGAGCGAGTGGGACGTCCTGCGAGGAGTCGACGAGGCGGACTGGAGGAAGATCAAGCAGTTGGTCGTGGAGGTGCACGACGTGGAGTCGGGGGCGGAAGGCATGTCGGAGTGGCTCGAAGACCGGGGCTATCAGGTCGCGATCGACCACACCAACGAGGACCGTCGATCCCCGGTGTCCCTGCTCTATGCCCGACGTCGAAAACCGGGGGCCGGCTCCTCAGCCCGATCGTCCCAGGCGCTCGTCCAGCCAGGCGGCCCGGTGGCGGTCTAG
- a CDS encoding glycosyltransferase, with product MARYLFTVWPFVGHINPFMSVARALKARGHEVAFYSSESTRATIEPQGVVLFPFNHLREAPIWEAVQAAETRATLGWHSPRLLIRAFRDWLAGTLPEQVADIQEIIEEWRPDVVVTETGMWGPIVILGETSPVPVAILTTLMGCLIPGPDAPPGGPGLPSPRTFRTRLLAKAVTKLGDVLAVGVRRHVNMIRASHGLAPMESSVNAHMARLPLYLIPSVREIDYDRRDLPPSVHYVGPCVWNKADGAPAPAWLDQLPTDEPWVHVTEGTAHYQDPVVLRAAARGLANLPMQAILTTGSQRDPDELGLGPIAPNIRVERWVSHSDLLPRCSVLVTTGGAGTVLTALQLGVPLIIVPTHWDKPDNARRVVEAGASLRLTPRRCTPAGLRAAVERVLNEPSFRLNARRIARIMADHPGPVGAAELLESLAMRSSTASERAETLAH from the coding sequence ATGGCTCGTTACTTGTTCACCGTATGGCCGTTCGTGGGTCATATCAACCCATTCATGAGCGTCGCCAGGGCGCTGAAGGCGCGGGGGCACGAGGTGGCCTTCTACAGCAGCGAGAGCACGCGGGCCACGATCGAGCCCCAGGGCGTCGTCCTGTTCCCGTTCAATCACCTGCGAGAAGCCCCCATCTGGGAGGCGGTCCAGGCGGCCGAGACGAGAGCGACGCTTGGGTGGCACTCGCCCCGCCTATTGATCCGCGCGTTCCGCGACTGGCTGGCCGGGACGCTCCCCGAACAGGTCGCCGACATTCAGGAGATCATCGAGGAGTGGCGGCCCGACGTCGTCGTGACCGAGACGGGGATGTGGGGGCCGATCGTGATCCTCGGCGAGACGTCGCCCGTGCCGGTGGCGATCCTGACGACGCTGATGGGCTGCCTCATCCCCGGCCCCGACGCCCCACCGGGGGGCCCGGGACTGCCATCGCCTCGGACTTTTCGCACCCGCCTGCTGGCAAAGGCCGTGACGAAGCTCGGCGACGTTCTGGCCGTCGGCGTCCGCCGGCACGTCAACATGATTCGCGCGTCGCACGGGCTGGCGCCGATGGAAAGCTCGGTGAACGCGCACATGGCGAGGCTGCCGCTCTACCTGATCCCAAGCGTGCGCGAGATCGACTACGACCGCCGCGACCTCCCGCCGAGCGTCCACTACGTCGGGCCTTGCGTGTGGAACAAGGCCGACGGCGCGCCCGCCCCCGCGTGGCTGGACCAACTCCCGACCGACGAGCCGTGGGTGCACGTCACCGAGGGCACGGCGCATTATCAAGATCCGGTCGTGCTCCGCGCCGCGGCCAGGGGGCTAGCGAACCTCCCCATGCAGGCCATCCTGACCACCGGCTCTCAGCGCGATCCGGACGAGCTCGGCCTCGGCCCGATCGCCCCGAACATCCGCGTCGAACGGTGGGTCAGTCACAGCGACTTGCTCCCTCGTTGCTCGGTCCTGGTGACGACGGGGGGGGCCGGCACCGTATTGACCGCGCTCCAGCTCGGCGTGCCCCTCATCATCGTGCCCACGCACTGGGACAAGCCGGACAACGCCCGGCGCGTCGTGGAGGCCGGCGCCAGCCTGAGGCTCACGCCGCGCCGTTGCACGCCGGCCGGCCTCCGCGCCGCCGTCGAGCGCGTCCTGAACGAGCCGAGCTTCCGCCTCAACGCCCGTCGGATCGCCCGGATCATGGCCGACCATCCCGGCCCAGTTGGGGCCGCCGAATTGCTGGAATCTCTCGCGATGCGGTCGTCGACCGCGAGCGAGCGGGCGGAGACCCTCGCCCACTAA
- a CDS encoding SDR family oxidoreductase, whose product MDNVLVTGSSTGLGLETALYLARRGFRVFAGVRDLGHRPTVLEAAGERGVELTVVQLDVTDSQSVDRAVETIVESGGGVYGLVNNAGIGLRGCFEDLQMCEIRDVFEANVFGTMNVTRRVLPHMRAAGRGRIVTISSVGGRIATFGLSAYISTKFAQEGFGEALALEVQPFGIRSILIEPGIIKTSRWSVNRGNAAHALDPASPYHAMFVNHEALADRFVETRKTRPHHVAKAVHRALTSRWPRMRYVVGRPASVAIALRGLMPDRVFDWLYFGTLLRHIKNDQAAGPAAHPRDPELGASVAASRNRAASGAMAEATYDQIESE is encoded by the coding sequence ATGGACAACGTCTTGGTTACCGGCAGTTCGACGGGCTTGGGGCTTGAGACAGCCCTATACCTCGCCAGGCGCGGCTTCAGGGTCTTCGCGGGAGTCCGCGACCTCGGACATCGGCCGACCGTGCTCGAGGCGGCTGGGGAACGCGGCGTCGAGCTCACCGTCGTCCAGCTCGACGTGACCGACTCCCAGAGCGTCGACCGAGCGGTCGAGACAATCGTCGAGTCGGGAGGCGGCGTCTACGGGCTCGTCAACAACGCCGGCATCGGACTGCGCGGGTGCTTCGAGGATCTCCAGATGTGCGAAATCCGCGACGTCTTCGAGGCCAATGTGTTCGGCACGATGAACGTGACACGCCGGGTCCTCCCTCATATGCGAGCCGCCGGGCGAGGCCGGATCGTGACGATCTCCTCAGTCGGCGGCCGGATCGCGACCTTCGGCCTGAGCGCGTATATTTCCACCAAGTTCGCCCAGGAAGGATTCGGCGAGGCGCTCGCCCTCGAGGTCCAGCCGTTCGGCATCCGTTCGATCCTGATCGAACCGGGGATCATCAAGACCTCGCGGTGGTCGGTCAATCGGGGAAACGCCGCCCACGCGCTCGATCCCGCGAGCCCCTATCACGCGATGTTCGTGAATCACGAGGCGCTGGCCGACCGTTTCGTGGAGACGCGCAAGACCAGGCCGCACCACGTGGCGAAGGCCGTGCACCGCGCGTTGACGAGCCGATGGCCTCGGATGCGATACGTCGTCGGACGGCCCGCTTCGGTCGCCATCGCCCTGCGCGGGCTGATGCCCGACCGGGTCTTCGACTGGCTCTATTTTGGAACGTTGCTCCGGCATATCAAGAACGACCAGGCGGCCGGGCCCGCCGCACATCCCCGCGACCCGGAGCTAGGCGCCTCCGTCGCCGCGTCGCGTAACCGGGCCGCGTCAGGGGCCATGGCCGAGGCGACTTACGACCAGATTGAATCGGAGTAG
- a CDS encoding alpha/beta fold hydrolase yields MPKATLQSGLKLHYQRTGRGPDLVMIHGLTGNLAVWHLKIVPMLADHFRILTYDLRGHGYSDMPPSGYTATDMAADLEGLLDDLGIEQANLVGHSYGADIALYYAFRNPSRVLQVGAVEAALPALIHLRTREDWVGWTYWVEVLERSGVTVPPEHRCDLEYMVRLSMSLPKKWGPLRGLPRNPEKFLRVLDSTPLTSDYEVVGDLTLENIPRVEAPVHLIYAEGSAFLGSHDYLLEHLPNARSVMLPSSEWGHFGPLEQPEAVVGHLIESLAPPSAAEDGRVAIPRPAQLRA; encoded by the coding sequence ATGCCAAAAGCGACCCTTCAAAGCGGTCTGAAACTCCATTATCAGCGCACCGGCCGGGGCCCTGATCTTGTGATGATCCACGGCCTCACCGGCAACCTGGCCGTGTGGCACCTGAAGATCGTCCCGATGCTCGCGGACCACTTCCGGATCTTGACCTACGATCTTCGAGGCCACGGCTACAGCGACATGCCCCCCTCTGGCTACACCGCCACAGACATGGCCGCGGACCTGGAAGGTCTTCTGGATGACTTGGGGATCGAGCAGGCGAACCTCGTGGGGCACAGTTACGGCGCGGACATCGCGCTCTATTACGCCTTTCGAAATCCAAGCCGCGTCCTTCAGGTCGGAGCCGTCGAGGCCGCGCTGCCGGCCTTGATCCACCTCCGCACCCGAGAAGATTGGGTGGGGTGGACCTACTGGGTCGAGGTGCTGGAACGGTCGGGCGTCACGGTACCGCCGGAGCATCGTTGCGACCTTGAATATATGGTCCGGCTCAGCATGAGCCTGCCCAAAAAGTGGGGACCCCTTCGAGGCCTGCCGCGCAATCCCGAGAAATTCCTGCGCGTCCTGGACTCGACCCCGCTGACCAGCGATTACGAAGTAGTCGGCGACCTGACCCTCGAGAACATTCCCCGCGTCGAGGCTCCAGTCCACCTGATCTACGCCGAGGGGTCGGCGTTCCTCGGGAGCCACGACTACCTGCTCGAGCACTTGCCCAACGCCCGGTCGGTGATGCTCCCCTCGTCTGAGTGGGGCCATTTCGGGCCGCTCGAACAGCCCGAGGCTGTCGTGGGCCACTTGATCGAATCCTTGGCCCCGCCTTCGGCGGCGGAGGACGGTCGCGTCGCCATCCCTCGCCCAGCGCAGTTGAGAGCATAA
- a CDS encoding alkaline phosphatase family protein: MAKTILIGLDGATFTVLDPLMAGGVMPFLRDLVAEGVRATLRSVIPPLTPPAWTSLMTGKRPGEHGVFDFFQKETPNSRYFRFTTSHDVQAATIWSMAGECGLRSNVLNFPLMFPPPALNGCLVPGGWMPWRQLRLGCRPAALFDRLKELPSFNPRELSHDMALEEKVLEGCAAEEYLDWIMLHTRRERRWTEIFLYLMREEPADFSAILFDGVDKLQHLCWRFLDPSLAPERPTPWEHEVQSACENYFRELDGLIAEIVSSAGPGATVVFASDHGFGPTSDIFYINTWLERQGRLAWAGDRGARPDATHQVGINQIARHVFEMDWERTTAYGATPSSQGIHIVRPTSDGTVGVPAEAYDRVRDELVEGLMGLRHPETGRPVVAEVWARDDVFAGPFEPWAPDLTVRLEGDAVVSILRSDSVMGRRPEPAGTHRPEGVFLARGPGVHRGASVAELSLLDVAPFVLHSLGMPIPDDLSGRLPLQALEAGSSPRRVVKATGVRTPVAAVMAPEPMGADAALDAEEEQLVLKRLSALGYLE, translated from the coding sequence ATGGCGAAGACGATCCTGATCGGGCTCGACGGGGCGACGTTCACCGTACTCGATCCCTTGATGGCTGGCGGCGTCATGCCCTTTCTCCGCGACCTCGTCGCCGAGGGAGTCCGAGCGACCCTGCGCTCGGTCATCCCTCCGCTTACGCCGCCGGCCTGGACGTCGCTGATGACCGGAAAGCGGCCGGGCGAACACGGCGTCTTCGACTTCTTCCAGAAGGAGACGCCGAACAGCCGGTACTTCCGGTTCACCACGTCGCACGACGTCCAGGCCGCCACGATCTGGTCGATGGCCGGCGAATGCGGCCTGCGAAGCAACGTGCTGAACTTCCCCCTCATGTTCCCGCCGCCGGCGCTCAACGGCTGCTTGGTGCCGGGCGGATGGATGCCCTGGCGACAGCTTCGGCTGGGTTGCCGGCCGGCGGCCCTCTTCGATCGCTTAAAGGAGCTCCCTTCCTTCAACCCGCGCGAGCTGTCCCACGACATGGCGCTCGAGGAGAAGGTGCTCGAGGGGTGCGCCGCCGAGGAATACCTCGATTGGATCATGCTTCACACGCGTCGAGAGCGGCGCTGGACCGAGATCTTCCTTTACCTCATGCGGGAGGAGCCCGCGGACTTCAGCGCGATCCTCTTCGACGGCGTGGACAAGCTTCAACATCTCTGCTGGCGGTTTCTCGACCCGTCGCTCGCGCCGGAGCGACCGACGCCATGGGAGCATGAAGTCCAATCGGCGTGCGAGAATTACTTCCGCGAGCTCGACGGGTTGATCGCCGAAATCGTCTCCAGCGCCGGGCCCGGCGCGACCGTCGTTTTCGCGTCCGATCACGGATTCGGGCCGACCTCCGACATCTTCTACATCAACACCTGGCTCGAACGGCAGGGCCGTCTGGCCTGGGCCGGCGATCGGGGCGCGCGGCCGGACGCGACGCACCAGGTCGGCATCAATCAGATCGCCCGCCACGTCTTCGAGATGGACTGGGAACGGACGACGGCCTACGGCGCCACGCCGAGCAGCCAGGGAATCCATATCGTCCGGCCCACGTCGGACGGAACCGTGGGCGTGCCGGCCGAAGCCTACGATCGGGTCCGCGACGAGCTGGTGGAGGGATTAATGGGTCTCCGTCATCCCGAGACCGGCCGTCCTGTGGTGGCCGAGGTCTGGGCGCGCGACGACGTCTTCGCCGGCCCGTTCGAACCCTGGGCCCCGGACTTGACCGTCCGACTGGAAGGCGACGCCGTGGTCTCCATCCTCCGGTCGGACTCCGTCATGGGTCGGCGACCCGAGCCCGCGGGCACCCACCGCCCGGAGGGCGTCTTCCTGGCGAGAGGGCCGGGCGTCCATCGCGGCGCGTCCGTCGCGGAGCTTTCGCTGCTGGACGTCGCACCCTTCGTGCTCCACAGCTTGGGGATGCCAATCCCCGACGACCTCTCCGGACGCCTCCCTCTCCAAGCGCTCGAAGCGGGATCGTCGCCGAGGCGAGTCGTGAAAGCGACCGGAGTCCGCACCCCCGTCGCGGCGGTCATGGCACCCGAGCCGATGGGCGCGGACGCCGCCCTCGACGCGGAAGAAGAGCAACTGGTCCTGAAGCGACTGTCGGCCCTCGGATACCTGGAATAA
- a CDS encoding acyl carrier protein, whose translation MTFTHKQVLEEVLSLMTELSGDWEYSDEITAETRLLGDLAMDSLDLVILGSELQERYGQLPFSEFLAELGKQEADQRDVTIGELVDLICGQQRATAPGGVV comes from the coding sequence ATGACGTTTACCCATAAGCAAGTTCTCGAAGAAGTGCTCAGCCTCATGACCGAGCTCTCAGGGGATTGGGAATACTCGGACGAGATCACGGCGGAGACGCGCCTCCTGGGCGATCTCGCGATGGACTCGCTCGATCTGGTGATCCTCGGCTCGGAGCTTCAGGAGCGGTACGGACAGCTCCCGTTCTCCGAGTTCCTAGCCGAGCTGGGGAAGCAGGAAGCGGATCAGAGGGACGTCACCATCGGCGAGCTGGTGGACCTGATCTGCGGGCAGCAGAGGGCGACGGCGCCCGGAGGCGTGGTGTGA